The Polynucleobacter necessarius genome has a window encoding:
- a CDS encoding acetolactate synthase 3 catalytic subunit — protein sequence MIGAEMLVKALHKEGVEYVWGYPGGSVLFIYDEIFKQDKFEHILVRHEQAAVHAADGYARATGKVGVALVTSGPGVTNAVTGIATAYTDSIPMVVVSGNVPTYAIGEDAFQEADTVGITRPVVKHNFLVKDVKDLPLVIKKAFHIAQTGRPGPVLIDIPKDVSAAKGPFVYPDTLEMRSYNPVIKGHSGQIRKAVSLLQEAERPYIYTGGGVILADAAPELKEFADLLGYPVTNTLMGLGGFPGTSPQFLGMLGMHGTYEANMAMQHSDVLIAIGARFDDRVIGNTAHFASHPRKIIHIDIDPSVISKRVKVDVPIVGNLKEVLQEMTAQLKAAGPRKNDAKLAAWWEQINEWRKKDCLKYDEASQIVKPQYVVQKLWELTGGDAFICSDVGQHQMWAAQFYKFDKPRRWINSGGLGTMGVGLPYAMGIKKAFPDKDVFTITGEGSIQMCIQELSTCKQYDTPVKIVSLNNRYLGMVRQWQELTYNKRYSSSYMDSLPDFVKLAEAFGHVGMRIGKKSDVEGALKEAIRLKDRTVFMDFQADPEENVWPMVQAGKGITEMLLGSEDL from the coding sequence ATGATTGGCGCCGAGATGTTGGTAAAGGCATTGCACAAAGAGGGTGTTGAATACGTTTGGGGTTACCCAGGCGGTTCTGTTCTCTTTATCTACGACGAAATCTTTAAGCAAGACAAGTTTGAACACATTCTTGTTCGCCATGAGCAAGCAGCAGTTCATGCGGCCGATGGCTACGCACGTGCAACCGGTAAGGTTGGCGTTGCTCTAGTGACATCGGGCCCTGGCGTAACCAATGCGGTTACCGGAATTGCTACTGCTTACACTGACTCCATCCCAATGGTGGTCGTCAGCGGTAACGTGCCTACGTATGCAATTGGTGAAGATGCTTTCCAGGAAGCAGATACCGTAGGTATTACTCGCCCAGTGGTAAAACACAATTTCTTGGTGAAAGATGTAAAAGACCTTCCTTTAGTGATTAAGAAAGCTTTTCACATCGCACAGACCGGTCGTCCAGGCCCAGTATTAATTGATATCCCTAAGGATGTCTCTGCTGCGAAGGGGCCATTTGTTTATCCAGATACTCTGGAGATGCGCTCCTATAACCCAGTTATTAAAGGGCATAGCGGGCAGATTCGTAAGGCAGTTTCTTTATTGCAAGAAGCAGAGCGTCCATACATCTATACCGGTGGTGGCGTTATCTTGGCTGATGCCGCACCCGAGTTAAAAGAGTTTGCTGATTTGCTAGGCTATCCAGTAACCAATACCTTGATGGGTCTTGGTGGATTCCCAGGAACAAGTCCGCAATTCCTCGGCATGCTCGGTATGCACGGTACTTACGAAGCCAATATGGCGATGCAGCACAGCGATGTGTTGATTGCGATTGGTGCTCGTTTTGATGACCGCGTGATCGGTAACACCGCACACTTTGCAAGTCATCCACGCAAGATTATTCATATTGATATCGACCCATCCGTGATTTCGAAGCGGGTGAAAGTGGATGTTCCTATCGTTGGTAATCTCAAAGAAGTATTGCAAGAGATGACTGCTCAACTCAAAGCTGCTGGCCCTCGCAAGAATGATGCGAAGCTTGCTGCATGGTGGGAACAGATTAACGAGTGGCGTAAAAAAGATTGCCTGAAGTACGACGAAGCTTCACAAATTGTTAAGCCTCAGTACGTAGTTCAAAAGTTATGGGAACTTACTGGTGGCGATGCATTCATTTGTTCTGACGTAGGTCAGCATCAAATGTGGGCTGCTCAGTTCTATAAGTTTGATAAGCCACGTCGTTGGATCAACTCTGGTGGTCTGGGTACGATGGGCGTTGGCTTGCCTTATGCCATGGGTATCAAGAAGGCATTCCCTGATAAAGATGTATTCACCATTACAGGTGAGGGTTCGATTCAGATGTGTATTCAAGAGTTGTCTACTTGTAAGCAATATGACACCCCTGTGAAGATCGTTTCATTGAATAACCGCTACCTCGGTATGGTTCGTCAGTGGCAAGAGTTGACTTATAACAAGCGCTACTCCAGTTCGTATATGGATTCATTACCAGACTTTGTGAAGTTGGCTGAGGCTTTTGGCCACGTTGGCATGCGCATTGGGAAGAAGTCAGATGTTGAAGGCGCCCTCAAAGAAGCGATTCGTTTAAAAGATCGCACTGTGTTTATGGATTTCCAGGCTGATCCAGAAGAAAACGTTTGGCCTATGGTTCAAGCGGGTAAGGGTATTACTGAAATGCTTTTGGGTAGTGAGGATCTCTAA
- the ilvN gene encoding acetolactate synthase small subunit gives MRHIISVLIENEPGALSRVVGLFSARGYNIETLSVAPTEDPSLSRMTIVTIGSEDVIEQITKHLNRLVEVVKVFDLTEGPHIERELMMIKVRAVGKEREELKRTTDIFRGRIIDVTDKSYTIELTGDGAKLDAFIDSIDRASILETVRSGGSGIGRGERILKV, from the coding sequence ATGCGACATATTATTTCTGTATTGATAGAGAACGAACCAGGGGCATTGTCTCGTGTGGTTGGCTTATTCTCAGCTCGTGGCTACAACATTGAAACACTCAGCGTTGCACCTACTGAAGATCCCTCACTTTCTCGCATGACGATTGTTACGATTGGTTCAGAGGATGTCATTGAGCAAATCACAAAACACTTAAATCGCTTAGTTGAAGTGGTGAAGGTGTTTGATTTGACTGAAGGCCCTCATATTGAGCGCGAGCTCATGATGATCAAAGTTCGCGCTGTTGGTAAAGAGCGTGAAGAGTTGAAGCGTACAACGGATATCTTCCGTGGTCGCATCATTGATGTGACTGATAAGAGCTACACCATTGAATTGACTGGTGATGGCGCTAAATTGGATGCCTTTATTGATTCGATTGATCGTGCATCGATTCTGGAAACTGTCCGTTCGGGTGGCTCTGGTATTGGGCGCGGCGAACGCATCCTCAAGGTTTAA